From the genome of archaeon CG10_big_fil_rev_8_21_14_0_10_43_11:
TCTGAGTTTTCTCGGCTTGAAAAACAGCGCGCCAAGCAGACCAAACAGGAGAAAGGGAGAATTGTAAATAAATCCCTTTTCAGAAAAGAGCGCGCCAAACAAACCATACGAGTTTAAGAACAGACCGTTTGCCCATCCAGCAAAGGAATACACAAACGTTTGCACACGAAGCAACGGGCTAAACCCAAATAACTCGGTTACAAGACCGCCTGGATTAAATGGGAAGACGCTTACGTCTTGGCTTACCCAGAATCCACTTGACGCGTGATACGCAGTAAAAAACAGTTTGAGCACGGCAACGGCACACACGTAAACAAAACCCAGAGTAAACAGGTCTCGTTTTGTTAGTAATTTCTCAGAATAAAGTAACACGCCAAAGGGCAGTGCCAGAAACAAGGCATAATTGAGCACACCGCTTAATATATGGCCGACAAGCAGGCCGAGCGGGGTTTTGAGCAGGTAGGTGTAGGGGAATGCCAACACAAAGGGTAAGAGCGCGGCGTGTAAAAGGTAGACAAATCGGTGGTCGCGCGTCTTGTACAAACCAAGCGCGCCAAACATGAAGAGCATAAAAAAGGTTGCTGAAATAATTTGTGTCAGGAGCAGGGGAACATAAATCACAATGCCGGTTGCAAGACCTGCAAGAAGGGTGAACACAAACGCGTATTTGCGGTAAAACAAGCGAAGCGTAAGATACAGCACAGAAAGCAGAATGCTTGCAAACACGGCGTTGCCAAAGAGGAGTGCTGTTTGAAGACCAACAAGAGAGGAAAGAAAAGAAAAGGGCAACAGAAATGTGCTTGCAGCAAACACGCTGCGCGTTGGCCAGTAGCAACCCGCAGAGTCAACAACAAAATCAACATTCTCACTCACGTTAACAGAGCCAAGCATGCTTCCTTGAGCAAAACAGGTTTTTCCTTCACGTAAATTAAGAACAGACGCACTTACAATATCAAAGCGCTCATCAAAAAATGTAGTATTCTCATGAGCAGAAACAAGGGCGTGCCAATTTTGCCCATCAAAGCGCGGAAAAAAAGAGAAAAGCGCAAGAAATATAACAAATACAAAAACACTTCGTTTTAACGCAGACAAACCATTCTTGGAAAGTTTTTGCATACTAGTTAGAAGAAATGCAGCTTTATAATTATTAAGTTACGCGAATAATCAAAAGCCCTGCAAGAAAAAAAAGACCGCAGACAATGCCGATTCGCCGGTAGTCTGCGCGAAGCAACGCGGTGTCTGGAATGGAGATGCGGACAAGAAAAATAGATGAAAAAATAATAGCAGGAATACTGACAAAATAAAAACCAAGGCCAAACGGCATGAAAAGAGATGCGCCAATGGCACAGATAAGAAGCGCACGTGAAATGAGGCGTGTATTCTTTTTTCCAAGTGCGCGGGCAGTAGTACATGCGCGGTCTTTTGCATCCTCTTTGCTGTCTGCACATTCATGAATAAGCTGGGCCACGGTCTCAAGCAAAAATAGAATAACAAGCACTACCCACGCGACTGTGCTGAGGGGAAGCGTCGCGCCAAGCAAAAACAAAAGTGAAAACCCCGCGCTGTTGCTGAGGGTTCCAATGACAGGGATTGCTTTAAGACGCGGAAACGGAAGCGAGTAGAGCGTAACAATTACCACAAAGGTAAGTGAAAAAAGAATTTGGTTTGCATCCAAAAAACGTATGAGCGGCGCAAACAAAAGAAGGGGAATAAAGGGGAAAAAACCTTTTTTCTTTTTGTCAAAAAAATCATTAAATGAATAGGCATAGGCAAGCAACAGCGCAGCACTCACAAGCGCAATACCCATGCGAAGAGCAGACGCGGGTGATGATGCAAACGCGCCAAGCACAACAAACCCTAAAAAATGCGGCCAGTGCAACACGCGATACGTTTTAAGAATTCCCTGCATACCACTCCACCAATACGCGCTTTGGCTTAATAAAAATTCGTAGACTGCGCTGCTATGTGGCTAAACAGCGTTTTAAAACGAAGAATTATTAAACTAACACAACACACAATAGAGTATGGGGGAGCACATACAAGAGCGGCTCAAAAACAAGATAGAGCGCGTAGGCGTGCGAGACGAAGAAACAGTTGTTTCACACGGCGTTGGCGAATGTCTTTGTTGTGGCCTGCTTGCAAAACAAAGCAAAGTGCTTCGTGATGGATTCTTGTTTACTATACGCCAATGCGATGTGTGTGCGTTCCAAAGCGAAGCGTTCGACAAAAAACATGATGAATTTGCACTCTACAAATCCTCACTTGCAAACACGCACATAACAGGGCGCGTGGGCGAACCAATTAGCGAAAAATCCTTTAGCAATCTTGACATGCACGCAGTTGTGCTGCACGTAAATGCAACGTGCAACACGCCCTGCAAGATTTGCTTTTATCCTGACTTGCTTCCCCAACAAGATATTACAATTACTGCGGTTCGCAACGGGCTCAAACGATTTACAAACCAGCAAAAAACCGTGTGCGTGTTTGGAGGTGAACCAACCATACACCCTAAAATAATGCATATTGTCAAAGAAGTGAAAGCGTCAGGCAACACCCCCGAGCTTTTCACAAACGGCATCAAACTTGCAGACATGAATTTTCTTGACGCGCTTATTGATGCAGGTCTTGAACGCGTGAACATTACCGTTGACTCATTTGACAAAGAACCCTACGAGCGATTGCGCAGCGGCGCGTGGGAATGGAAACTCCGCCTCAAAGGCCTTGAAAATCTTGGAAAACGAAACATCATAACTAAAATCAATGCAACAATTGCAAAGGGAATTAATGACCATTCAGTCAGTGAGCTTATGGATTACATCAACGAACACGCGTACGTAACTGAATTGCGCGCGCTCGCACTCAATCCTACCACGGGAGCGTTAGGTCTCGAATACGTGCCCTCCATCACTGAACTTATCTCGTACATGCCTTGTTTTAGTGTTGAGCATTTCACCGAGTTTCGAACATTTCAAGAGAATATTCAGCGCATCAATCACGCGCTTGGGTTTCGAAAACCATACAACACCGGAGACGCGCCAACACTGCTTGCAAAACGCACGAGCAATGGATTGCGCCCATTATTCTCAGTTGAAGAATTGCGCGCATACAATCGGGCTATGGAAAACCTCAATGACGCGGCTGCAATGACGCACGCGATTCGCGCGTTCAAAAAAAATAAGCGCTTTGCGTACGCGCGCATCCTGCTTGGCTCTCGCTTCAACCCGTGCGTAATTGAGAGAAAACTTCAGGCGTTGGGTATTGTTAAAATAACAACGTGCGCATTTACTACCCGACTTAACAAGGATGGGCGAAGCGATATGAAAGTGATAAGCCTGCTTGCAGACCCCAAAAACAAGGATGACATGATTATTAGAGTGGGAACAGTACCAAGTTAGGGGGCTTTCTTTGTAGCGCGCAGCACGACAAAAGGAATGGTAAATGAGCGTGTTCTTCCAATAGTTTGCACATCAAAGTGTGAAAGTGCTTTTTTCCATACTGATTTGTTTTCTTGCGTGCAATACAAATACAACACGCCGCCCGTCTTAAGACGTGTGTGTGCTTGTTTTGCAAATTGGCGCGCAATACTAAAAGAGAATTGTTTTGTTCCCTTTTGGGTGAGAAGTTTTGGAGGACTATTAAAAAGTATGTAGTCAAAGCGCCCGTGCACGCTTTCAAGAAGGTTTGACTTAATAACGCGGAGCGGAACACGGTTTAAGGCAGCGTTAACGCGCGTGCAGGTAAGCGCGTCAGGTGAAATGTCTACACACACAAAGCGCATACCTTTTTTGAAAAGACAAATAGAAAGCACCCCTGCCCCGCACCCAACATCCACAACGCGTGTACCCTGTTTGAGCGCAATACTATCAAGAAAAAAACCCGTCTGATGAGACAGAGGGGGAAAGACGCGGGGTAGGACAAAAAAAGAGTGACCACGAAACGGCACTATTTTTGGCCGCTTAAAAAAAGGTGAAATGCGCTCAAGCACAAGAAAAGGGCTGAGCAGGGTTTTGTGAATAGTGCAAGTAAGCTTCATACTCCTATTTTTTTGTATGCAGAGTAAATAACTGTTTTGCAACAAAGTAAAACACGTTTCAGATTTTTTTAATAGAATACACAATACCAATGGGCGCGTCAGCATAGAGAAACGCAAAGGAGATATCATATGCTCCGTTAACAAGCTCAAGCGAGTCATTGCGGGGTATGAGCATTGAAACAAGCGGGTTTCCAGGCACTGAGAAGTTTGCGCTCACAAACGTGTCAGCAAACCTGCCACCAGTATCAATGTCGCGCACAAACCCTTGCGCATTAAGTAGTTGGTTTGAAAACGAGCGATTAAAAAATGATGTGTTAAGAGTAGTGCCAATTGTCCCCGCGCCCCTTCGCTGAAGCGCGGCAACATTAATCACATACCCGCTATTTGCCCCTGTTACCAGTGTGCCAACAACGGCGACGCGCTCACCTTGATTTGCACGAACTGATGTGTTAATCAAACGTGCAGGAACAAAAAACCCATCACTCTCCAGCCAATACACCGGAACGCTTTCTGAACTAAAAATAAACAACACTGTGCCTTCAACTTGCACGCTTTTTCCATGGGGGAGCGGGCGCAATTCAGAAATAGGATATGATGCTGAAAGCGAAAATAAATCACGTGTCGAAATCTCAGCAGACTGCTGAACAAGACCGTTTGAAGGAAAAATCACAAAAGAAAGAGTGGTAATAAAAAGCATGCTTATGAGCACAATAATCACTTTCCCAAAACCAGTTAATCGTGACCACGCGCCAGAAAGCATGCGAATATTGATTTTCCCCCTTACACTATTGTTTAGAACAAAACGCATGCTTAAAGCTTACTCTTAACACTACACAGACTTAGAAATGCTTTAAACAATCATCCGATTCAAAAATGGTTATGCGTGCGTGTGTTATTCTTCCAACCTATAATGAAGCAGAAAATATACGACGCGTGCTCACCAAACTTGCGCGCCAACCTGTTGATGTGCTTGTTGTTGATGACAATTCGCCTGACAGAACCGCACGCATTGCAGAAACGTGCGGGGCGCGCGTTCTTGTGCGCACAAAAAAAGAAGGGCTTGGCAAAGCCTACGCAGCAGGCATGCAGTATGTCATGCAGGACTACGATGTTGTGTTTGAAATGGATGCTGACTTATCCCATGACCCGCAGGATATTCGGCAATTTCTTGAAGCAATAAAAAATGCAGATTTCGTGATTGGCTCGCGCTACATTACGGGGGGGGCCACTCCTGATTGGAACTTTGTGCGAAAATGCATTAGCAAAGGCGGAAACATGCTTGGCAAAAGTATTGCGGGACTGCCCTATGCTGACTGCACGAGCGGGTATCGGGCTATACGAACAAACCTGCTCAAAACACTTGATGTTTCTGCCATAGAAGGAAACGGATATGCGTTTCAAATTAGCCTGCTCAAACGCGCGCAAAAAAAACAAGCACGCATCAAAGAAATCCCCATCACCTTTATTGACCGAAAAAAAGGACGCTCAAAACTAGGCATTTTTGACATGCTCGAATTTGTTATAGTCTGTGTTAAACTACGATTCACCCGTTAGTCTACAACAGCATAAAAACAGTTCTTGCCTTTCTTCACTTTCTTCACGTGACCCTCAGAAACTAATTCTTTGAGCTTTCGAAAAAACGTGGCGCGAGAACACACATTATGCGCAAGACACTCGCTTAGGATTTCTGATGACGTGAGCGGATTTTGTGCGCCAGCAATAATAGAGAGAATTCGCTTTGTATCTTCTTCAACCAACGCCGACATGGGCGTGCTGCTTTCGTGTTCTTGAAAAGAGCGCGCTTGCGCAACCATGTTTTGATGCGGAAGCTCAAAACTGTTTTCTCCTTCAATAATGTTTCTTACCACAAACAAGGACGCAGCGGTTTCTCGTTCATAGGTAAAAAAATCCCTCAATCGTGAAATCATACTATTAGAAAAAAAGCGGGGCTATAAATAAATATTGCACAAAAAGAGTAAAAAAGAAAAAAAGCGCGGAGATATTGCGCGCTTCTAGAGTTCATTAAGGGTTATGATACGCAAACCGCGCATACTGCTTATTTTTGCAGACACGCCCACGATAAACGCAATTTTTCGTGAAGATGCTGTTTCAACAAGCGCTTTGTCAATCTCGCCGTCAAGCACGAGCGCGTAGCCCGCGTCCAACTCTTTGAGAGATGACTTAAGCTCAGAGATGGGCACTTTTCCAAGGATTTGAAGCGCATCATCAAGAATATAGGCTCCTGATGTTCCAGTCAAATCTTCAAGAAGTGTTTTGAACGTTTTTCTCTGGGACTCGGTGAGTGTTGCACTTCGCTTCTGTTCGTGGTTTTGGTTGCGATGCTGCTCGCGCATGTCATGGCGATTCTTTTTTCGTCCATTACTATTCATAGTTGTTCGCGGCGCGGTTGTTTCTTGCTTTTTTGCAACGCCATTTGCCTGGTCAAGCGGCACTTTTGCACGAAGCGCTTTGTGAATCTCTTTTTGTGTGAGCTCTTCAACTTCTTTTCCCGCAGGAGCAGTTGCTAGAAAGTCCAGCTCGCCGCGTTGTTTAAACTCAGAAAGAATAAGTTCTCCGCCTCGGTCTCCGTCCACAAAGAGGGTTGTTTCTTTAACTTTTGAAAGCTCAATAACGCTTTTTGGAATTGATGTGCCATTAAGGGAGATAACATTTCTAAAACCACCGCGAAGCAGGGTAACAACGTCAGCGCGCCCTTCTACAACAATCAACTCGTCAGTCTCGTCAATGCCGGGACCTGCTGGAAGTTTTTCAGAACCGTACTCGACAATTTCAGCAGTCCGAACTGATAAGAACACGGTTTCAGACATTTCTTTGCTGTCAGAATCAAATGACTGCATCATTTCTGCAAGCAACTCTTTTGCGCGCGCAACAACTTGTTTTCGCTTGACAACGCGCACGTCTTCAATGTGAGAAATCTTGATTTTTGCATCACAGGGACCAACCCGTTCAATGGTTTCAATAGCTGCGGCAATAAGCGCGGTTTCTGCTTTGTTGAGTGAAGAAGGAATGATTATTTCTCCTTCTGCATGTCCTTTTTTTCGTGAGAGGTTGACATCGATTCGTCCGATGCGACCAGATTTTTGAAGTTCTCTTAATTCAAGTTCGTTACCAAGCAATCCTTCAGTTTGTCCAAAGACTGCGCCGATGACATCAGGTTTTTCCACAACACCATCAGAGGCGATTGACGCATGAATAATATATTTTGTTGATACCGGGGATATTTTTCCCATATTGGATGATTCACCTATTATTTTTTTTGAGGTTTCATCCAAACAAAAAAGAAGAGACGCTCTTAAGCGAGGTTCACGGTACTACAGCAGGCGGCTTTTTTATGGACAACACGCGTTCTTGCGCGATTGTGCTAAAAAAAAAGCCATTGACCTAACGAATGCGGTACCGGTGAATTCGTGATTGTGAGGGGAAATGTAATTGCCCGAGGTTCTTGGATTGTAAACCAATTCAAGAGCGGTATTCTCTTTGTGAATATTTTTTTTTGAATGGATGAAGGGTTTTTGTCGCCCAATGCTCCGTATACACATCACTCTCAACAGACTGTTGCGTCCGAGCACACCTTCAACATTGGGCTTATGTAAGTAAGAGATGAGAAACCGTATTTAAACTTATGGTTTCTTTTATGTTTACACTTTGTAAAGGTGGAGAAGCGCTTTAAGCTCGTCAATAACCGTTTGCGTCTCGCTTGAGAGTTTTACAATCCATTGTTTGTATGTTCCCGATGAAAGGGATGCTGATGCCTTTTTCCCGTAAAGAAAGCGGTCAAAAAAGCTTTTGAGAAAACGCGAGTAAGGCGAGCCTTCCCATCTGCCCGCATAATCCGTGACAAGCGAGGATTTTATCTCGACTTTAAGGTCTCCTGATTCTTTTGGCATTTTTTTTCCGCCTTCTTCCACACTGGTATCAGACACATTTGCTTTAATTTTGAACTTGATTAAAAAGCGCGTATATTTGTCAACATTTCGCGTGCATTCCCATTCAACTTCGTGCGAACGAGAAGAACCTTTTGATTTGAGCACCTGCTTTTTTTCCTTAATATCATAACCAAAAGTGATAAGCACATCGCTTAGTGTTGCATAGACTTCTTTAAACTCATACACGCCATCGTATTGAATGGTTTTTTCAATAATCAAGTCCTCTTCTGCCATAGTGCACTCTTCTGCGGGCAGGGAATAAAAACATTACTGAACTGCGCTCAAACATGACAGGCACAGCATGCTGCCCTCATAACTCTTAAGAAAGGAGGCTTTTCCGCACGCATCGCACACCCCTTTAACATTATCCATTCTGCGAACATCAGATGATGTATCATTCATGAACTTGTCTGCAAGTAGCTCAATAAGTGTTGGCTGCACGCGAAGAACGTCAGTTTGCGTAATAAGTCCTACAAACACACCATTATCAACAACAGGCAGTCTGCGAAATCCAAGACTTACCATAGTTTGGGTTGCTTTTGCAAGCGGTGTGTGCGAAGGGGTTGACACAATATTTCGAGCCATTACATCACCAACACGTGTTTTTTTAGGGTCTTTTCCCTTGAGAACAACCTGCCGGATAACATCTGTTTTTGTCAAAATCCCCACAAGCTTGTTTTTTTCAACAACAACAAGACTGCCCACATTACCCGCAACCATTTTTTTACTTGCTTCAAATATTAAAGCAGTTGACACTGTTGAGAGCGGGCTGCGCGTCATTGCATCAGCAACAAGAATAGTAGTAACCATACACGGTTATTCAAAAAAGGATGGTGCTTAAAAAAGTATCTCACCTAGCGTATTCGTACAATATCCAGATTTCTCGGCGCAGTTGTCTCAATATAATATTTTTGGTGTATGCTTGATGCAATGTCAAGGGCGGTTGTTTTCTCAGCATGCACGACAATAACACGGCGGGGTTTTGGACGAATCTTTCCAATATAAGACAGAATCTCGTTTCGGTCGGAGTGTCCTGAAAAACCACGAATGGTTTCCATACCAAGTTTTACCAGAATACTTTGCGTGCGGTTCCCGTTGCGCTTAATAATTTCTGTGCTGCCTTCCTGGAGCTGTCTTCCAAGAGAACCCACGCCTTGGTAGCAGGTGAAAATCATTTGATTTTTCGGATTGTTTGCAAGATTCTCCAAATAAAACATGCTTGGACCGCCAGCAAGCATGCCTGACGTTGCCATAATCACGCAGGGACCTTCTTCTTCAACCAGCTTTTTGCGCTCTTCTTGTGAACCAACATGTTTGAAACAATCAGATAAAAATGGGTTGTGCTTCTTATCAAAAATGGATGATGCGATGCGTTTGTTAAAAAATTCAGGATACGCGGTGTGAATCGCGTTCACATCCCAGACCATACCATCAATGAAAATGGGAATTTCTGGAATAAGCTTGTCGCGCATTGCTTTTTCAAGCACAATCATAAGTTCTTGCGAGCGGCCGACGCCAAGCACGGGAAGCAACACTTTGCCGCCGTTCTTAATCGTTTTTGTAACAATGTCAAGAAACATGTTTTTTGCTTCTTCAACAGATGGTGTGATTGTCTTTCCATACGTTCCTTCAGTAATCACGGTTTCAACACGCTGAAAATCAGTGTGCGCGTGATTGAGCAGGTTTGTTCCAGAATACTTGTAGTCTCCGGTGTACACAAGGTTGTGAAAACCATCCCCAATATTCATGTGCGTGACCGCGCTTCCTAGAATGTGGCCTGCGTCAAAGAGGGTGATTCTAATATCAGGGGCAATGTCAGTAACAACACCATAATCAAGGGGAATAACATGTTTGAGCATTTCTTTTATATCAAGAATTGAATACAGCGCGTTTTTACCTTCCTTTTGTGCAATACCAATTGAGTCAATCTGCATCAAGGTCATGATATCGCGAGTTGGCTCAGTACAATACACAGGACCACGATACCCATATTTGAAGAGCAGCGGCAGCAAACCGCTGTGGTCTGTGTGCGCGTGTGAAATAATAACCGCGTCCAATTTTTTAAGGTCTGCTTCACTTACTTCCAAGTGCGGAAACGCGTGTTCATCTGAGGCTACGTTGATTCCGCAATCAAGCATGATATTTGATTCAGGGGTTTGCAGGATAAAACATGAACGACCTACCTCGCGAGCCGCGCCAAGAAAGGAAATGCGCGCCCAATAATTTTTTTTGCGATGAAATCCAGAATAAATTTTTCTGCCAATTGAGTCAAGAAATTTTCTTCGATAGTCAGAATTCTTGAAGAGCGTGTGGCGAATGGTTTTAATAAGGTCTGATTTGATTGCAGGACTTCTTCGAAGAATCGGCGACCACAGGGTTTTCTTTTGTATTTCAGTAACAACTTCGCCTTTTCGGCCAATTACAAGACCTTGTTTTTTTGCTTCAATAACCACAATGCTTCGTTTTTCATCAAACCACAAATCTTCAACTTCAGCTTCTTTTGGAATGATGTTTCGAATCAACGTGTCTGCCTGCGCCACAGGTACAAGAATACTTTGGTCTGCTCTAATTTCAATGCGTTTTTTAACCTGCGTTACAACGGAGCGAATCGCATGGGTGTGATTAGTCACAAACTCTTTATTTTTTGAATAGAGCACGATATTTGCTCCCTCAAAAACGCTGTCGGCTATTTCTGCGTTTTTTGGTAGTAACTGTGTTACTCGTTCCAGAATTGGAAAACTCTCGTTTGCCATAATAGATAATACCCCTGAGCCAAAGGTCAAGAAGGCTCAATACATGAGGAATGTGAAAGGAGGATATCCAACAGTTATGCGGGTTGCTTTAAAAGCTTTTCGATTTCCTTTTTGCTGAGGAATTTTGTTCCTTTCTGGGTAATAATCGCAAGGGCAATACCATCTCCAGAGGCCATATCCCGTTGGATTGCAGCATGCACTGCGCGAACGGCAAGATGTGTAGCGCTTTGCTCGTCAAGGTCTTTTGAGTAATGGTCTTGCAAGACACCATACGCAAACACAGAACCAGAGCCAGTTGAGATAAATTCATCTTCAAGACGCGCGCCATCCGCGCCCAGCACGAACAATGACACGCCATGCGAGTCATAGCCGCCAAGAAGGAATTGCACGTAATAGGGCATGAACTGGTTTCGTCCGCCATACAACACGTGCGCGACGAGGTTTGAAAGTGATGAGATGCTGAGTTTTCGCTTGTTAGTTAATTCATAGAGTTTTGCCTCAGCACGAATGTAACGAAGAAGCATTTGCGCGTCACCAACACCACCGGCAATAGTTATAAGCGCGTTTTCAAATACTTCGTGGATTTTTTGCACGTTCTTGTGCGCAATCATATAACCCATTGATGCACGCTTGTCTGCAGCGAGAATCACGCCGTCTTTGAATACGAGTCCAACCGTTGTGGTGCCGGTCTTAAGTACGTCTTTTTGCTGTTCTTGCATTAAGTATCACCAGAAATTATTAAAGGTGTAACACGTAATACGGATTAAAATCATCTTTATAAATATTGCTATACTACACTTTTCTTGCACATGAATA
Proteins encoded in this window:
- the psmB gene encoding proteasome endopeptidase complex, archaeal, beta subunit, with amino-acid sequence MQEQQKDVLKTGTTTVGLVFKDGVILAADKRASMGYMIAHKNVQKIHEVFENALITIAGGVGDAQMLLRYIRAEAKLYELTNKRKLSISSLSNLVAHVLYGGRNQFMPYYVQFLLGGYDSHGVSLFVLGADGARLEDEFISTGSGSVFAYGVLQDHYSKDLDEQSATHLAVRAVHAAIQRDMASGDGIALAIITQKGTKFLSKKEIEKLLKQPA
- a CDS encoding beta-CASP ribonuclease aCPSF1: MANESFPILERVTQLLPKNAEIADSVFEGANIVLYSKNKEFVTNHTHAIRSVVTQVKKRIEIRADQSILVPVAQADTLIRNIIPKEAEVEDLWFDEKRSIVVIEAKKQGLVIGRKGEVVTEIQKKTLWSPILRRSPAIKSDLIKTIRHTLFKNSDYRRKFLDSIGRKIYSGFHRKKNYWARISFLGAAREVGRSCFILQTPESNIMLDCGINVASDEHAFPHLEVSEADLKKLDAVIISHAHTDHSGLLPLLFKYGYRGPVYCTEPTRDIMTLMQIDSIGIAQKEGKNALYSILDIKEMLKHVIPLDYGVVTDIAPDIRITLFDAGHILGSAVTHMNIGDGFHNLVYTGDYKYSGTNLLNHAHTDFQRVETVITEGTYGKTITPSVEEAKNMFLDIVTKTIKNGGKVLLPVLGVGRSQELMIVLEKAMRDKLIPEIPIFIDGMVWDVNAIHTAYPEFFNKRIASSIFDKKHNPFLSDCFKHVGSQEERKKLVEEEGPCVIMATSGMLAGGPSMFYLENLANNPKNQMIFTCYQGVGSLGRQLQEGSTEIIKRNGNRTQSILVKLGMETIRGFSGHSDRNEILSYIGKIRPKPRRVIVVHAEKTTALDIASSIHQKYYIETTAPRNLDIVRIR
- a CDS encoding dolichyl-phosphate beta-D-mannosyltransferase gives rise to the protein MVMRACVILPTYNEAENIRRVLTKLARQPVDVLVVDDNSPDRTARIAETCGARVLVRTKKEGLGKAYAAGMQYVMQDYDVVFEMDADLSHDPQDIRQFLEAIKNADFVIGSRYITGGATPDWNFVRKCISKGGNMLGKSIAGLPYADCTSGYRAIRTNLLKTLDVSAIEGNGYAFQISLLKRAQKKQARIKEIPITFIDRKKGRSKLGIFDMLEFVIVCVKLRFTR